A single window of Gossypium arboreum isolate Shixiya-1 chromosome 13, ASM2569848v2, whole genome shotgun sequence DNA harbors:
- the LOC108463319 gene encoding F-box protein PP2-B15-like isoform X2 encodes MNLDLLPDDCFAHILSLTSPIDACRISLVSSSIRISANSDSVWEKFLPPDYQQILTRLCHPLIFSSKKHLFFRLCNPHLIDGGLKTTGKKQYMLSARELNIAWADNPLFWSWKPFPASRFVVAVELRTIWWLEIQGKINSGMLSPKTTYECYVIVKFVDRAYGLDFLPSKVTVEIGNAKSEGNVYLRQYESKKQCLETLWYSNRMELVLRSMAFRGIMEERVACKREDGWIEIELGSFYNNGGDDLEVKMSLKEVTGTHLKGGLVVEGIELRPKQQTTTNHM; translated from the exons ATGAATTTAGATCTTTTACCTGATGATTGCTTTGCACATATTCTTTCCCTCACATCTCCCATTGATGCCTGTCGAATCTCGCTTGTTTCTTCCTCCATTCGGATTTCAGCTAATTCCGACAGTGTTTGGGAAAAATTCCTGCCACCAGATTATCAACAAATTCTCACCAGGCTATGCCATCCTTTAATTTTCTCCTCCAAAAAACACTTGTTCTTCAGGTTATGTAACCCACATCTAATTGATGGAGGCCTTAAG ACAACAGGTAAAAAACAATATATGTTGAGTGCAAGGGAGTTGAACATAGCATGGGCCGACAACCCTCTCTTCTGGTCCTGGAAACCTTTCCCAGCATCAAG GTTTGTTGTAGCAGTAGAACTTCGAACCATATGGTGGTTGGAAATCCAAGGCAAGATCAATTCTGGTATGCTGTCTCCAAAAACAACCTACGAGTGTTATGTTATTGTGAAATTTGTGGATCGTGCATATGGGTTAGATTTTTTGCCATCAAAAGTTACAGTGGAAATTGGAAATGCGAAATCAGAAGGGAATGTTTATCTACGGCAATACGAAAGTAAGAAACAATGTTTAGAAACACTCTGGTATTCGAACCGGATGGAATTAGTTCTAAGATCAATGGCCTTTAGAGGGATAATGGAAGAAAGGGTTGCTTGCAAACGTGAAGATGGATGGATTGAGATTGAATTGGGAAGTTTTTATAATAATGGAGGTGATGATTTAGAAGTAAAGATGTCACTAAAGGAAGTCACAGGAACGCACCTTAAAGGAGGGCTAGTTGTGGAGGGGATTGAGCTTAGGCCAAAGCAACAGACAACCACCAATCATATGTGA
- the LOC108463319 gene encoding F-box protein PP2-B15-like isoform X1 — MNLDLLPDDCFAHILSLTSPIDACRISLVSSSIRISANSDSVWEKFLPPDYQQILTRLCHPLIFSSKKHLFFRLCNPHLIDGGLKTFSLEKTTGKKQYMLSARELNIAWADNPLFWSWKPFPASRFVVAVELRTIWWLEIQGKINSGMLSPKTTYECYVIVKFVDRAYGLDFLPSKVTVEIGNAKSEGNVYLRQYESKKQCLETLWYSNRMELVLRSMAFRGIMEERVACKREDGWIEIELGSFYNNGGDDLEVKMSLKEVTGTHLKGGLVVEGIELRPKQQTTTNHM; from the exons ATGAATTTAGATCTTTTACCTGATGATTGCTTTGCACATATTCTTTCCCTCACATCTCCCATTGATGCCTGTCGAATCTCGCTTGTTTCTTCCTCCATTCGGATTTCAGCTAATTCCGACAGTGTTTGGGAAAAATTCCTGCCACCAGATTATCAACAAATTCTCACCAGGCTATGCCATCCTTTAATTTTCTCCTCCAAAAAACACTTGTTCTTCAGGTTATGTAACCCACATCTAATTGATGGAGGCCTTAAG ACGTTTTCATTAGAGAAGACAACAGGTAAAAAACAATATATGTTGAGTGCAAGGGAGTTGAACATAGCATGGGCCGACAACCCTCTCTTCTGGTCCTGGAAACCTTTCCCAGCATCAAG GTTTGTTGTAGCAGTAGAACTTCGAACCATATGGTGGTTGGAAATCCAAGGCAAGATCAATTCTGGTATGCTGTCTCCAAAAACAACCTACGAGTGTTATGTTATTGTGAAATTTGTGGATCGTGCATATGGGTTAGATTTTTTGCCATCAAAAGTTACAGTGGAAATTGGAAATGCGAAATCAGAAGGGAATGTTTATCTACGGCAATACGAAAGTAAGAAACAATGTTTAGAAACACTCTGGTATTCGAACCGGATGGAATTAGTTCTAAGATCAATGGCCTTTAGAGGGATAATGGAAGAAAGGGTTGCTTGCAAACGTGAAGATGGATGGATTGAGATTGAATTGGGAAGTTTTTATAATAATGGAGGTGATGATTTAGAAGTAAAGATGTCACTAAAGGAAGTCACAGGAACGCACCTTAAAGGAGGGCTAGTTGTGGAGGGGATTGAGCTTAGGCCAAAGCAACAGACAACCACCAATCATATGTGA